In a single window of the Penaeus chinensis breed Huanghai No. 1 chromosome 4, ASM1920278v2, whole genome shotgun sequence genome:
- the LOC125025149 gene encoding uncharacterized protein LOC125025149 produces the protein MYSWKARTLLGLVLVTTATQEGLGEHRSCEYGRRQTARNIVDIATRASYRIESCKDDFVQSILGMDWNTANHYLPPGHVEDECLPPPPPSPGTYSVQAFTDELVRTYSMMQNYSTALHHLTLDRVLNIIQTTNYNEDVSDVSDYLDLLMNHLRQGITCRNRSPDNQETERIMKRIYIDIGPDRHSRDFAILRDTLDALGHCIEVFETFS, from the exons ATGT ACTCGTGGAAGGCACGAACGCTTCTGGGGCTGGTCCTCGTCACGACGGCGACACAGGAGGGTCTTGGCGAACATCGCAGCTGTGAATACGGAAGAAGACAAACGGCCAGGAATATTGTAGATATTGCTACAAGAGCCTCATACCGTATAGAGAGCTGCAAAGATGACTTC GTACAAAGTATCCTAGGCATGGACTGGAATACAGCCAACCACTACCTACCCCCTGGCCATGTCGAAGATGAATGtctccctcctccgccacctTCTCCGGGCACGTACTCCGTTCAGGCCTTCACAGACGAGCTTGTGCGCACGTACTCCATGATGCAGAACTACAGCACGGCTCTCCACCACCTCACGCTCGACCGAGTGCTCAATATAATCCAGACCACAAACTACAATGAGGATGTGAGTGATGTCTCTGACTACCTGGACCTTCTCATGAACCATCTGAGACAAGGCATCACCTGCCGCAACAGAAGTCCCGACaatcaagagacagagagaatcatgAAGAGAATATACATCGATATCGGCCCGGACAGGCACTCGAGGGACTTTGCCATCCTCAGGGACACCCTCGATGCGCTCGGGCACTGTATCGAAGTGTTCGAGACTTTCTCGTAA
- the LOC125025079 gene encoding brahma-associated protein of 60 kDa-like isoform X2 yields the protein MASRPSYPGTPPPPGTPSAPPQRFSGPQGPQVQGQPMRYPTQSYPLNVHRPQYPPVGMGGPGGTPAAGMQRPPGPPGQQPYSSGMVRPPTMPSTPGSKRPASSSSSKSGGGGGNTPSSGGPQSASQGGVSADYSHSSSKKKKKLAEKILPQKVRDLVPESQAYMDLLAFERKLDATIMRKRLDIQEALKRPMKVKKKLRIFISNTFYPARAEGGDGDDASVASWELRVEGRLLEDHKNDPSKLKRKFSSFFKSLVIELDKDLYGPDNHLVEWHRTATTQETDGFQVKRPGDKNVRCTILLLLDYQPHQFKLDPRLARLLGVHTQTRPVIITALWQYIKTHKLQDAHEREYINCDKYLEQIFGVPRMKFAEIPGRLNQLLFPPDPIVINHTISVEGADQKKTSCYDIDVEVDDNLKTQMNNFLLSTNSQQDIQTLDTKIHETVETINSLKTNREFYLSFAKDPQQFIQKWLISQNRDLKTMTDVVGNPEEERRAQYYFQPWMHEAVNRYFYSKIQQKRAELEQALGIRNN from the exons ATGGCGTCGCGTCCCTCGTACCCCGGAACGCCGCCTCCTCCTGGGACTCCTTCGGCGCCCCCCCAGAGGTTTTCTGGGCCGCAGGGACCCCAGGTTCAAGGGCAACCCATGCGATATCCTACTCAGAGTTACCCA TTGAATGTGCATCGTCCACAGTATCCCCCTGTTGGTATGGGGGGTCCTGGTGGTACTCCTGCGGCTGGTATGCAGCGGCCGCCAGGTCCCCCAGGCCAGCAACCGTACAGCAGTGGCATGGTCCGCCCTCCTACTATGCCTTCGACACCCGGCTCTAAAAGGCCAGCTTCATCAAGCTCCTCCAAAAG tggaggtggaggaggcaacACTCCCAGCAGTGGAGGACCACAGAGTGCAAGCCAAGGGGGGGTTTCAGCAGATTACTCCCACAGTAgttcaaaaaagaagaagaagctggcTGAGAAAATTCTGCCTCAAAAG GTGCGAGACTTGGTTCCCGAGAGCCAGGCATATATGGATCTTCTTGCCTTTGAGAGGAAGCTGGATGCTACCATCATGAGGAAAAGATTAGATATACag GAAGCATTAAAACGCCCAATGAAGGTCAAGAAAAAGTTGCGTATCTTCATTTCCAATACATTTTATCCGGCTCGTGCTGAAGGAGGTGATGGGGACGACGCATCTGTGGCTTCTTGGGAGTTGCGAGTAGAAGGACGACTTCTCGAGGACCATAAA AATGATCCCAGTAAACTGAAGCGAAAGTTCTCATCGTTCTTTAAGTCTCTGGTCATTGAGCTTGACAAAGATCTTTACGGTCCTGACAACCATCTGGTTGAATGGCATAGGACAGCAACTACCCAAGAAACGGATGGTTTCCAA GTTAAGCGTCCAGGGGACAAGAATGTCCGCTGCACAATCCTTCTGCTTTTGGACTACCaaccccaccaattcaaactggACCCTAGACTGGCTCGCCTCTTGGgagtgcacacacagacacggccTGTTATCATCACTGCTCTCTGGCAGTACATCAAGACGCACAAGCTGCAAGATGCCCATGAGAGAGAGTATATCAATTGCGACAAGTACCTTGAAcag ATCTTTGGTGTCCCAAGAATGAAGTTTGCAGAGATACCTGGACGACTGAACCAGCTGCTGTTCCCACCAGACCCTATTGTCATCAACCATACCATCTCTGTAGAAGGAGCTGATCAGAAGAAGACATCCTGCTATGATATTGATGTAGAAGTGGATGATAATTTGAAG ACCCAAATGAACAACTTCCTCCTTAGCACAAACTCACAGCAAGACATTCAGACTCTCGACACCAAGATCCATGAGACAGTGGAGACCATAAACTCCTTGAAAACCAACAGAGAGTTCTACCTCTCCTTTGCAAAGGATCCACAGCAGTTCATCCAGAAGTGGCTGATCTCACAG AATCGAGATTTGAAGACTATGACTGATGTAGTTGGAAATCCAGAAGAAGAACGTCGTGCACAGTACTACTTCCAGCCATGGATGCACGAGGCAGTCAACCGTTACTTCTATAGCAAGATTCAGCAAAAACGTGCTGAACTGGAACAAGCATTGGGAATAAGAAACAATTAA
- the LOC125025079 gene encoding brahma-associated protein of 60 kDa-like isoform X1: MASRPSYPGTPPPPGTPSAPPQRFSGPQGPQVQGQPMRYPTQSYPQLNVHRPQYPPVGMGGPGGTPAAGMQRPPGPPGQQPYSSGMVRPPTMPSTPGSKRPASSSSSKSGGGGGNTPSSGGPQSASQGGVSADYSHSSSKKKKKLAEKILPQKVRDLVPESQAYMDLLAFERKLDATIMRKRLDIQEALKRPMKVKKKLRIFISNTFYPARAEGGDGDDASVASWELRVEGRLLEDHKNDPSKLKRKFSSFFKSLVIELDKDLYGPDNHLVEWHRTATTQETDGFQVKRPGDKNVRCTILLLLDYQPHQFKLDPRLARLLGVHTQTRPVIITALWQYIKTHKLQDAHEREYINCDKYLEQIFGVPRMKFAEIPGRLNQLLFPPDPIVINHTISVEGADQKKTSCYDIDVEVDDNLKTQMNNFLLSTNSQQDIQTLDTKIHETVETINSLKTNREFYLSFAKDPQQFIQKWLISQNRDLKTMTDVVGNPEEERRAQYYFQPWMHEAVNRYFYSKIQQKRAELEQALGIRNN, translated from the exons ATGGCGTCGCGTCCCTCGTACCCCGGAACGCCGCCTCCTCCTGGGACTCCTTCGGCGCCCCCCCAGAGGTTTTCTGGGCCGCAGGGACCCCAGGTTCAAGGGCAACCCATGCGATATCCTACTCAGAGTTACCCA CAGTTGAATGTGCATCGTCCACAGTATCCCCCTGTTGGTATGGGGGGTCCTGGTGGTACTCCTGCGGCTGGTATGCAGCGGCCGCCAGGTCCCCCAGGCCAGCAACCGTACAGCAGTGGCATGGTCCGCCCTCCTACTATGCCTTCGACACCCGGCTCTAAAAGGCCAGCTTCATCAAGCTCCTCCAAAAG tggaggtggaggaggcaacACTCCCAGCAGTGGAGGACCACAGAGTGCAAGCCAAGGGGGGGTTTCAGCAGATTACTCCCACAGTAgttcaaaaaagaagaagaagctggcTGAGAAAATTCTGCCTCAAAAG GTGCGAGACTTGGTTCCCGAGAGCCAGGCATATATGGATCTTCTTGCCTTTGAGAGGAAGCTGGATGCTACCATCATGAGGAAAAGATTAGATATACag GAAGCATTAAAACGCCCAATGAAGGTCAAGAAAAAGTTGCGTATCTTCATTTCCAATACATTTTATCCGGCTCGTGCTGAAGGAGGTGATGGGGACGACGCATCTGTGGCTTCTTGGGAGTTGCGAGTAGAAGGACGACTTCTCGAGGACCATAAA AATGATCCCAGTAAACTGAAGCGAAAGTTCTCATCGTTCTTTAAGTCTCTGGTCATTGAGCTTGACAAAGATCTTTACGGTCCTGACAACCATCTGGTTGAATGGCATAGGACAGCAACTACCCAAGAAACGGATGGTTTCCAA GTTAAGCGTCCAGGGGACAAGAATGTCCGCTGCACAATCCTTCTGCTTTTGGACTACCaaccccaccaattcaaactggACCCTAGACTGGCTCGCCTCTTGGgagtgcacacacagacacggccTGTTATCATCACTGCTCTCTGGCAGTACATCAAGACGCACAAGCTGCAAGATGCCCATGAGAGAGAGTATATCAATTGCGACAAGTACCTTGAAcag ATCTTTGGTGTCCCAAGAATGAAGTTTGCAGAGATACCTGGACGACTGAACCAGCTGCTGTTCCCACCAGACCCTATTGTCATCAACCATACCATCTCTGTAGAAGGAGCTGATCAGAAGAAGACATCCTGCTATGATATTGATGTAGAAGTGGATGATAATTTGAAG ACCCAAATGAACAACTTCCTCCTTAGCACAAACTCACAGCAAGACATTCAGACTCTCGACACCAAGATCCATGAGACAGTGGAGACCATAAACTCCTTGAAAACCAACAGAGAGTTCTACCTCTCCTTTGCAAAGGATCCACAGCAGTTCATCCAGAAGTGGCTGATCTCACAG AATCGAGATTTGAAGACTATGACTGATGTAGTTGGAAATCCAGAAGAAGAACGTCGTGCACAGTACTACTTCCAGCCATGGATGCACGAGGCAGTCAACCGTTACTTCTATAGCAAGATTCAGCAAAAACGTGCTGAACTGGAACAAGCATTGGGAATAAGAAACAATTAA
- the LOC125025079 gene encoding brahma-associated protein of 60 kDa-like isoform X3, which yields MASRPSYPGTPPPPGTPSAPPQRFSGPQGPQVQGQPMRYPTQSYPYPPVGMGGPGGTPAAGMQRPPGPPGQQPYSSGMVRPPTMPSTPGSKRPASSSSSKSGGGGGNTPSSGGPQSASQGGVSADYSHSSSKKKKKLAEKILPQKVRDLVPESQAYMDLLAFERKLDATIMRKRLDIQEALKRPMKVKKKLRIFISNTFYPARAEGGDGDDASVASWELRVEGRLLEDHKNDPSKLKRKFSSFFKSLVIELDKDLYGPDNHLVEWHRTATTQETDGFQVKRPGDKNVRCTILLLLDYQPHQFKLDPRLARLLGVHTQTRPVIITALWQYIKTHKLQDAHEREYINCDKYLEQIFGVPRMKFAEIPGRLNQLLFPPDPIVINHTISVEGADQKKTSCYDIDVEVDDNLKTQMNNFLLSTNSQQDIQTLDTKIHETVETINSLKTNREFYLSFAKDPQQFIQKWLISQNRDLKTMTDVVGNPEEERRAQYYFQPWMHEAVNRYFYSKIQQKRAELEQALGIRNN from the exons ATGGCGTCGCGTCCCTCGTACCCCGGAACGCCGCCTCCTCCTGGGACTCCTTCGGCGCCCCCCCAGAGGTTTTCTGGGCCGCAGGGACCCCAGGTTCAAGGGCAACCCATGCGATATCCTACTCAGAGTTACCCA TATCCCCCTGTTGGTATGGGGGGTCCTGGTGGTACTCCTGCGGCTGGTATGCAGCGGCCGCCAGGTCCCCCAGGCCAGCAACCGTACAGCAGTGGCATGGTCCGCCCTCCTACTATGCCTTCGACACCCGGCTCTAAAAGGCCAGCTTCATCAAGCTCCTCCAAAAG tggaggtggaggaggcaacACTCCCAGCAGTGGAGGACCACAGAGTGCAAGCCAAGGGGGGGTTTCAGCAGATTACTCCCACAGTAgttcaaaaaagaagaagaagctggcTGAGAAAATTCTGCCTCAAAAG GTGCGAGACTTGGTTCCCGAGAGCCAGGCATATATGGATCTTCTTGCCTTTGAGAGGAAGCTGGATGCTACCATCATGAGGAAAAGATTAGATATACag GAAGCATTAAAACGCCCAATGAAGGTCAAGAAAAAGTTGCGTATCTTCATTTCCAATACATTTTATCCGGCTCGTGCTGAAGGAGGTGATGGGGACGACGCATCTGTGGCTTCTTGGGAGTTGCGAGTAGAAGGACGACTTCTCGAGGACCATAAA AATGATCCCAGTAAACTGAAGCGAAAGTTCTCATCGTTCTTTAAGTCTCTGGTCATTGAGCTTGACAAAGATCTTTACGGTCCTGACAACCATCTGGTTGAATGGCATAGGACAGCAACTACCCAAGAAACGGATGGTTTCCAA GTTAAGCGTCCAGGGGACAAGAATGTCCGCTGCACAATCCTTCTGCTTTTGGACTACCaaccccaccaattcaaactggACCCTAGACTGGCTCGCCTCTTGGgagtgcacacacagacacggccTGTTATCATCACTGCTCTCTGGCAGTACATCAAGACGCACAAGCTGCAAGATGCCCATGAGAGAGAGTATATCAATTGCGACAAGTACCTTGAAcag ATCTTTGGTGTCCCAAGAATGAAGTTTGCAGAGATACCTGGACGACTGAACCAGCTGCTGTTCCCACCAGACCCTATTGTCATCAACCATACCATCTCTGTAGAAGGAGCTGATCAGAAGAAGACATCCTGCTATGATATTGATGTAGAAGTGGATGATAATTTGAAG ACCCAAATGAACAACTTCCTCCTTAGCACAAACTCACAGCAAGACATTCAGACTCTCGACACCAAGATCCATGAGACAGTGGAGACCATAAACTCCTTGAAAACCAACAGAGAGTTCTACCTCTCCTTTGCAAAGGATCCACAGCAGTTCATCCAGAAGTGGCTGATCTCACAG AATCGAGATTTGAAGACTATGACTGATGTAGTTGGAAATCCAGAAGAAGAACGTCGTGCACAGTACTACTTCCAGCCATGGATGCACGAGGCAGTCAACCGTTACTTCTATAGCAAGATTCAGCAAAAACGTGCTGAACTGGAACAAGCATTGGGAATAAGAAACAATTAA